The Pseudomonas wenzhouensis genome has a segment encoding these proteins:
- a CDS encoding alpha-D-ribose 1-methylphosphonate 5-triphosphate diphosphatase, translated as MSSEQILSNARIVTAEREFLGSLLLRDGLIAAVDEGTCRLPQAQDLGGDYLLPGLVELHTDNLEKHMSPRPGVDWPSASAVLTHDAQIVAAGITTVFDALSIGDINPRGRRMQQLPAMIEAIAAAEAAGQTRAEHRLHLRCELCHPDALTIYRDLVEHPLVALVSVMDHSPGQRQFAKVEKYREYYMGKYHLSPAEMEEFLQEQIANSRQYSDRQRRAIVEDCHGRGISVASHDDATLAHVQESAGFGMAIAEFPTTLEAARASHELGLKVLMGAPNVVRGGSHSGNIAAAELAQHGVLDILSSDYYPASLLHAAWLLAGQDNGYDLPAAIATVSRAPARAAGMDDRGEIRVGLRADLVQARAHGQQPVIQQVWRQARRVF; from the coding sequence ATGTCGTCTGAACAGATTCTCAGCAACGCCCGTATCGTCACCGCTGAGCGCGAATTTCTCGGCAGTCTGCTGTTGCGCGATGGGCTGATCGCTGCGGTGGACGAGGGCACCTGTCGTTTGCCGCAGGCTCAGGATCTCGGCGGCGATTACCTGCTGCCGGGGCTGGTGGAGCTGCACACCGACAACCTGGAAAAACACATGAGTCCGCGCCCCGGGGTGGACTGGCCGTCGGCCTCGGCGGTGCTGACCCACGACGCGCAGATCGTTGCCGCCGGCATCACCACGGTGTTCGATGCGCTGTCCATCGGTGACATCAATCCGCGTGGCCGGCGCATGCAGCAGCTGCCGGCGATGATCGAGGCCATCGCCGCCGCCGAGGCGGCCGGTCAGACCCGCGCCGAGCACCGCCTGCACCTGCGTTGCGAGCTGTGCCACCCCGATGCCCTGACCATCTACCGCGACCTGGTGGAGCACCCGTTGGTGGCGCTGGTGTCGGTGATGGATCACTCGCCCGGCCAGCGCCAGTTCGCCAAGGTGGAGAAGTACCGCGAGTACTACATGGGCAAGTACCATCTGAGCCCGGCGGAGATGGAGGAATTTCTTCAGGAGCAGATCGCCAATTCGCGCCAGTACAGCGACCGCCAGCGTCGCGCCATCGTCGAGGATTGCCATGGTCGCGGTATCTCGGTGGCCAGCCATGACGACGCGACCCTGGCCCATGTGCAGGAATCGGCCGGCTTTGGCATGGCCATCGCCGAATTTCCCACCACTCTGGAAGCGGCCAGGGCCAGCCACGAGCTGGGCCTCAAGGTGCTGATGGGCGCACCGAATGTGGTGCGTGGCGGTTCGCACTCGGGCAATATCGCCGCCGCCGAGCTGGCTCAGCATGGCGTGCTGGATATCCTTTCCAGTGACTACTACCCGGCCAGCCTGTTGCATGCGGCGTGGCTGCTCGCCGGGCAGGACAACGGCTATGATCTGCCGGCGGCCATCGCCACTGTCAGCCGCGCACCGGCCAGGGCGGCGGGGATGGATGATCGCGGCGAGATTCGCGTCGGTCTGCGCGCCGACCTGGTACAGGCTAGGGCCCATGGCCAGCAGCCGGTGATCCAGCAGGTGTGGCGGCAAGCACGAAGGGTATTCTGA
- the phnD gene encoding phosphonate ABC transporter substrate-binding protein has product MFKRIGQVLAASALVTGSLLGSAQAAEELNFGIISTESSQNLKEMWDPFLADMSKQTGIKINAFFAPDYAGIIQGMRFDKVDVAWYGNKSAMEAVDRAGGEIFAQTVAANGSQGYYSLLVAHKDSPINSVEDMLKNASSLTFANGDPNSTSGYLVPGYYVFAQNNVDANKLFKRSLNGSHEVNALSVANKQVDIGTFNSEGMERLEVTAPDKAAQLKVIWTSPLIPSDPMVWRKNLPQETRDKLREFFMTYGDQPQELKVLEGLQWGKFRASNDDQLLPIRQLELFKKRTEVANNDKLKDADKQAQLKALDAELAKLEQRMAELEKQNGASAG; this is encoded by the coding sequence ATGTTCAAACGCATCGGCCAGGTTCTGGCTGCCTCTGCGCTCGTTACCGGTTCCCTGCTGGGCTCGGCCCAGGCCGCCGAGGAACTCAACTTCGGCATTATTTCCACCGAGTCTTCGCAGAACCTCAAGGAAATGTGGGACCCCTTCCTGGCTGATATGAGCAAGCAGACCGGGATCAAGATCAACGCCTTCTTCGCCCCTGACTATGCCGGCATCATCCAGGGCATGCGCTTCGACAAGGTCGATGTGGCCTGGTACGGCAACAAGTCAGCCATGGAAGCGGTGGATCGCGCCGGCGGCGAGATCTTCGCCCAGACCGTCGCGGCCAATGGTTCGCAGGGTTACTACAGCCTGCTGGTGGCGCACAAGGACAGCCCGATCAACTCGGTCGAGGACATGCTGAAGAACGCTTCGAGCCTGACCTTCGCCAATGGTGATCCCAACTCCACCTCCGGCTATCTGGTGCCGGGCTACTACGTGTTCGCCCAGAACAACGTCGACGCCAACAAGCTTTTCAAGCGTTCGCTCAACGGCAGCCATGAAGTCAACGCCCTGTCGGTGGCCAACAAGCAGGTCGATATCGGCACCTTCAACAGCGAAGGCATGGAGCGCCTGGAAGTGACTGCGCCGGATAAGGCCGCGCAGCTCAAGGTGATCTGGACTTCGCCGCTGATCCCGTCCGACCCGATGGTCTGGCGCAAGAACCTGCCGCAGGAAACCCGCGACAAGCTGCGTGAGTTCTTCATGACCTACGGCGACCAGCCGCAGGAGCTGAAAGTCCTGGAAGGCCTGCAGTGGGGCAAATTCCGCGCCTCGAATGACGATCAGCTGCTGCCGATTCGCCAGCTCGAGCTGTTCAAGAAGCGCACCGAAGTGGCTAACAACGACAAGCTCAAGGACGCCGACAAGCAGGCCCAGCTCAAGGCGCTCGACGCCGAACTGGCCAAGTTGGAACAGCGCATGGCCGAGCTCGAGAAGCAGAACGGCGCCAGCGCCGGTTGA
- the phnK gene encoding phosphonate C-P lyase system protein PhnK — protein sequence MSAAERLQPAVTAADPLFSARDLTRLYGPDKGCQGVSFDLYPGEVLGIVGESGSGKSTLLSLLSGRCPPDRGNVSYRGRDGQWLDLYSASEAERRTLLRTEWGFVEQNPRDGLRMAVSAGANIGERLMAQGVRHYGELRAAGLDWLSQVEIDPVRIDDLPRTFSGGMQQRLQIARNLVSSPRLVFMDEPTGGLDVSVQARLLDLLRGLVRELDLAVVIVTHDLAVARLLADRLMVMRRSRVVEAGLTDQILDDPQHPYSQLLVSSVLQP from the coding sequence ATGAGCGCCGCCGAACGTCTGCAACCTGCCGTGACAGCGGCCGATCCGCTGTTCTCGGCGCGCGACCTGACCCGTCTGTATGGCCCGGACAAGGGCTGCCAGGGCGTGAGTTTCGACCTCTATCCCGGTGAAGTGCTGGGCATCGTCGGCGAGTCCGGCTCGGGCAAGTCCACCTTGCTCAGCCTGCTCTCCGGGCGTTGCCCGCCGGATCGCGGCAACGTGAGTTATCGCGGCCGCGACGGCCAGTGGCTCGACCTGTACAGCGCCAGCGAGGCCGAGCGGCGCACGCTGCTGCGCACCGAATGGGGCTTCGTCGAACAGAACCCGCGTGACGGCCTGCGCATGGCGGTATCGGCCGGCGCCAACATCGGCGAGCGGCTGATGGCGCAGGGCGTGCGCCACTATGGCGAACTGCGCGCCGCCGGGCTCGACTGGCTGAGCCAGGTGGAGATCGACCCGGTACGTATCGATGACCTGCCGCGCACCTTTTCCGGCGGCATGCAGCAGCGCCTGCAGATCGCCCGCAACCTGGTTTCATCGCCACGCCTGGTGTTCATGGACGAACCCACCGGCGGATTGGACGTATCGGTGCAGGCGCGTCTGCTCGACCTGCTGCGTGGTCTGGTGCGTGAGCTGGACCTGGCGGTGGTGATCGTCACCCACGACCTGGCGGTGGCGCGCCTGTTGGCCGACCGGCTGATGGTGATGCGCCGCTCGCGCGTGGTGGAGGCGGGGCTGACCGACCAGATTCTCGACGACCCGCAGCATCCCTATTCGCAGCTGCTGGTGTCGTCGGTGTTGCAGCCCTGA
- the phnL gene encoding phosphonate C-P lyase system protein PhnL: MNNLIEVSGLSKTFTLHQQNGVVLQVLRDLNFAVRGGECLVLHGQSGAGKSTLLRTLYGNYLAAGGSIRIRHQGAPVELVGAEPRQVLAVRRQSLGYVSQFLRVIPRVSTLDVVMEPALSRGWTRSDAEARAKALLARLNIPEALWQLAPGTFSGGEQQRVNIARGFMVEWPVLLLDEPTASLDDANRQVVLELINEAKAAGSALIGIFHDRSAREAVADRYLDMSAAAAQPEYVYVV, encoded by the coding sequence ATGAACAACCTGATCGAGGTCAGCGGCCTCAGCAAGACCTTCACCCTGCATCAGCAGAACGGCGTCGTCCTGCAGGTGCTGCGTGACCTGAATTTCGCTGTGCGCGGCGGCGAGTGCCTGGTGCTGCATGGCCAGTCCGGCGCCGGCAAGTCGACCCTGCTGCGCACCCTGTACGGCAACTACCTGGCCGCTGGCGGCAGCATCCGCATCCGTCACCAGGGCGCGCCGGTGGAGCTGGTCGGTGCCGAGCCGCGCCAGGTGCTGGCGGTGCGCCGGCAGAGCCTGGGCTACGTCAGCCAGTTCCTGCGGGTGATCCCGCGCGTCTCGACCCTGGACGTGGTGATGGAGCCGGCATTGTCGCGAGGCTGGACGCGTAGCGACGCCGAGGCGCGGGCCAAGGCGCTGTTGGCGCGGCTGAACATCCCCGAAGCGCTGTGGCAACTGGCGCCGGGCACCTTTTCCGGTGGTGAGCAGCAGCGCGTCAATATCGCTCGCGGCTTCATGGTCGAGTGGCCGGTGCTGCTGCTCGACGAACCCACCGCCTCGCTGGACGACGCCAACCGCCAGGTGGTGCTGGAACTGATCAATGAGGCCAAGGCCGCCGGCAGCGCGCTGATTGGCATTTTTCACGACCGCAGCGCCCGCGAGGCAGTAGCCGACCGTTACCTCGACATGAGCGCCGCCGCGGCGCAACCGGAGTACGTCTATGTCGTCTGA
- the phnH gene encoding phosphonate C-P lyase system protein PhnH encodes MTTPHSSHWLQPAFDDPVLDAQVSFRAALAALAEPGLPRAMERAHALGDLAPATYGLCLAFLDSDTPLWLAPRFDTPLIRANLAFHCGCPIVAEREIALFALFDESELDDLSDFDNGSERYPDQSCTLLIQLDDLHAGPALRWRGPGIRDVRSVNLPLPAAFWQQRQARNAFPRGLDCFFAAGLEVIGLPRSTRVLIETEEAA; translated from the coding sequence ATGACTACGCCGCACAGCTCGCACTGGCTGCAACCGGCTTTCGACGACCCGGTGCTCGATGCCCAGGTCAGCTTCCGCGCCGCCCTCGCTGCCCTGGCCGAACCTGGCCTGCCACGCGCCATGGAGCGCGCCCATGCTTTGGGCGATCTAGCCCCAGCTACTTATGGCCTGTGCCTGGCCTTTCTCGACAGCGATACGCCGCTATGGCTGGCGCCGCGCTTCGATACGCCGTTGATTCGCGCCAACCTGGCCTTCCACTGCGGCTGCCCGATCGTCGCCGAGCGCGAGATTGCCCTGTTCGCCTTGTTCGATGAAAGCGAGCTGGACGATCTGTCGGACTTCGACAACGGCAGCGAGCGTTACCCCGATCAGTCCTGCACGCTGCTGATTCAACTCGACGATCTGCATGCCGGCCCGGCCCTGCGTTGGCGCGGTCCCGGCATCAGGGACGTGCGCAGCGTCAACCTGCCGTTGCCGGCCGCGTTCTGGCAACAGCGTCAGGCACGCAATGCTTTTCCACGCGGCCTGGACTGCTTTTTTGCTGCTGGCCTCGAAGTTATCGGTCTGCCGCGCAGCACCCGCGTGCTGATCGAAACCGAGGAGGCTGCCTGA
- a CDS encoding carbon-phosphorus lyase complex subunit PhnI — protein MYVAVKGGERAIDNAHQLLASRRRGDTAVAELGVQQVRQQLPLAVARVMSEGSLYDEELAALAIKQAAGDLMEAIFLLRAYRTTLPRFGASEPLDTTQMQLERRISATFKDLPGGQLLGPTFDYTHRLLDFALLAEGDYPAPQAAVTDEPKPCPRVLDFLADEGLMARETDDGAPVPDITREPLAFPANRAERLQALARGDEGFLLALGYSTQRGYGRNHPFAGEIRIGAVEVWMTPAELGFAVPLGDIEITECEMVNQFVGESAEQAQFTRGYGLAFGYAERKAMGMALVDRALRAGEYGEEVQGPAQEEEFVLMHCDNVEAAGFVSHLKLPHYVDFQAELELIRTLRRQAPAEENR, from the coding sequence ATGTATGTCGCCGTCAAGGGTGGCGAACGCGCCATCGACAATGCCCATCAACTGCTGGCCAGCCGTCGCCGTGGCGATACTGCCGTCGCCGAACTGGGCGTGCAGCAGGTTCGCCAACAGTTGCCACTGGCCGTGGCCCGGGTGATGAGCGAAGGCTCGCTGTACGACGAGGAGCTGGCCGCGCTGGCCATCAAGCAAGCGGCAGGTGACCTGATGGAAGCGATCTTCCTGCTGCGTGCCTACCGCACCACGCTGCCGCGTTTCGGCGCCAGCGAGCCGCTGGATACCACGCAAATGCAGCTGGAGCGGCGCATCTCCGCCACCTTCAAGGACCTGCCCGGTGGTCAGTTACTTGGCCCGACCTTCGACTACACCCATCGCCTGCTGGACTTTGCGCTGCTGGCCGAAGGTGACTATCCGGCGCCGCAAGCGGCGGTGACCGATGAGCCCAAGCCCTGTCCGCGCGTGCTGGATTTTCTCGCCGACGAAGGCCTGATGGCCCGCGAGACGGATGACGGTGCGCCGGTGCCTGACATCACCCGCGAGCCGCTGGCCTTTCCCGCCAACCGCGCCGAGCGCCTGCAGGCGTTGGCCCGTGGCGATGAGGGCTTCCTCCTGGCGCTGGGTTATTCGACCCAGCGCGGTTATGGGCGCAATCACCCCTTTGCCGGGGAAATCCGTATCGGCGCCGTCGAGGTGTGGATGACGCCCGCCGAGCTGGGCTTTGCCGTGCCGCTGGGCGACATCGAAATCACCGAATGCGAGATGGTCAACCAGTTCGTCGGGGAAAGCGCCGAGCAGGCGCAGTTCACTCGCGGCTACGGCCTGGCCTTCGGCTACGCCGAGCGCAAGGCCATGGGCATGGCCCTGGTCGACCGCGCCCTGCGTGCCGGCGAATACGGCGAAGAGGTGCAGGGCCCGGCGCAGGAAGAGGAGTTCGTGCTGATGCACTGCGACAACGTCGAGGCCGCCGGCTTCGTCTCGCACCTCAAGTTGCCGCATTACGTCGACTTCCAGGCCGAACTGGAACTGATCCGCACGCTGCGCCGCCAGGCGCCGGCAGAGGAGAACCGCTGA
- the phnE gene encoding phosphonate ABC transporter, permease protein PhnE, protein MTTLTTLNPVADSKRSWLQLIGWGLFLAVLAWSWQGAEMNPMALVRDSGNMATFAADFFPPDFSNWEFYLKEMLVTVQIALWGTVLAILCAIPLGILCAENIVPWWVYQPVRRVMDACRSINEMVFAMLFVVAVGLGPFAGVLALFISTTGVLAKLFAEAVEAIDPGPVEGVRATGASALQEVIFGVIPQVLPLWISFSLYRFESNVRSATVVGMVGAGGIGVMLWESIRGFQFAQTCALLIVIILVVSAIDILSQRLRKLFI, encoded by the coding sequence ATGACCACTCTGACTACCCTAAATCCGGTTGCCGATAGCAAGCGCAGCTGGTTGCAGTTGATCGGCTGGGGGCTGTTCCTGGCCGTACTCGCCTGGTCCTGGCAGGGCGCGGAAATGAATCCGATGGCCCTGGTTCGCGACAGCGGCAACATGGCCACCTTCGCCGCCGATTTCTTCCCACCGGATTTCAGCAATTGGGAGTTCTATCTCAAGGAAATGCTCGTCACCGTGCAGATCGCTCTGTGGGGCACGGTGCTGGCCATCCTGTGCGCCATTCCGCTGGGCATTCTCTGTGCCGAGAACATCGTGCCCTGGTGGGTGTACCAGCCGGTACGCCGGGTGATGGATGCCTGTCGTTCGATCAATGAAATGGTCTTCGCCATGCTCTTCGTCGTTGCGGTCGGGCTCGGCCCCTTCGCCGGCGTGCTGGCGCTGTTCATCAGCACCACCGGGGTGCTGGCCAAGCTGTTCGCCGAGGCGGTCGAGGCCATCGATCCCGGCCCGGTCGAAGGCGTGCGTGCCACTGGTGCCAGCGCCCTGCAGGAGGTGATTTTCGGCGTCATCCCGCAGGTGTTGCCGCTGTGGATTTCCTTCTCGCTTTATCGCTTCGAGTCCAACGTGCGCTCGGCCACGGTGGTCGGCATGGTCGGCGCCGGGGGTATTGGGGTGATGCTCTGGGAGTCGATTCGTGGCTTCCAGTTTGCCCAGACCTGCGCCCTGCTGATCGTGATCATCCTGGTGGTAAGCGCCATCGACATCCTGTCCCAGCGCCTGCGCAAGCTTTTTATCTGA
- a CDS encoding sodium ion-translocating decarboxylase subunit beta, with protein MEKLLKLWQSTGLYHLEPGQAFMIAVCVLLIYLAIKKGFEPLLLLPIGFGGLLANIPVANMAEGAGFLHLIYEVGLPTSIFPLLIFLGVGAMTDFGPMLANPKTLLLGAAAQFGIFGTLLGALALTALGIPGMEFTLKEAASIAIIGGADGPTSIFVTSKLAPHLLGPIAVAAYAYMALVPLIQPPIMRALTTKEERAIVMQQLRPVGQTEKIIFPIVLCILIGLLLPDAAPLIGMFALGNLLREAGVVERLADTSRNALINIVTIFLGLTVGSKLSADSFLQLKTLGILGLGMLAFCAGTAAGVLMAKLMNVFSSNKINPLIGSAGVSAVPMAARVSNKVGLEANPQNFLLMHAMGPNVAGVIGSAVAAGVLLSFVG; from the coding sequence ATGGAAAAGCTCCTGAAACTCTGGCAAAGCACCGGTCTGTATCACCTTGAGCCTGGCCAGGCCTTCATGATTGCCGTGTGTGTGCTGCTGATCTACCTGGCCATCAAAAAGGGCTTCGAGCCGCTGTTGCTGCTGCCCATTGGTTTTGGTGGGCTGTTGGCGAACATTCCGGTGGCCAATATGGCTGAGGGTGCGGGCTTCCTGCACCTGATCTACGAGGTGGGCCTGCCGACCAGTATCTTCCCGCTGCTGATCTTCCTTGGCGTTGGGGCCATGACCGACTTCGGGCCGATGCTGGCCAACCCCAAGACGCTGCTGCTCGGTGCTGCTGCGCAGTTCGGTATCTTCGGTACGCTGCTCGGCGCCCTGGCGCTGACTGCGCTGGGTATCCCAGGTATGGAGTTCACCCTGAAAGAGGCGGCTTCCATCGCCATCATCGGTGGTGCTGACGGCCCGACCTCGATCTTCGTGACCTCAAAGCTGGCGCCGCATCTGCTCGGCCCCATTGCAGTCGCCGCCTATGCCTATATGGCGCTGGTGCCGTTGATTCAGCCGCCGATCATGCGCGCCCTGACCACCAAGGAAGAGCGCGCCATCGTCATGCAGCAGCTGCGTCCGGTGGGGCAGACCGAGAAGATCATCTTTCCCATCGTGCTGTGCATTCTGATTGGCTTGCTGCTACCGGACGCCGCGCCGCTGATTGGCATGTTCGCCCTCGGCAACCTGCTGCGTGAAGCGGGTGTGGTCGAGCGCCTGGCCGATACCTCGCGCAATGCGCTGATCAATATCGTCACCATCTTCCTTGGCCTGACCGTGGGCTCCAAACTCTCGGCTGACTCCTTCCTGCAACTCAAGACTCTGGGGATTCTCGGTCTCGGCATGCTGGCTTTCTGTGCCGGCACGGCGGCTGGCGTGCTGATGGCCAAGCTGATGAACGTATTCAGCAGCAACAAGATCAACCCACTGATCGGCTCGGCGGGGGTATCGGCGGTACCGATGGCGGCCCGGGTATCGAACAAGGTCGGCCTGGAGGCCAACCCGCAGAACTTCCTGCTGATGCATGCCATGGGCCCGAACGTGGCCGGGGTGATCGGCTCGGCAGTGGCGGCGGGGGTGCTGCTCAGCTTTGTTGGCTGA
- the phnF gene encoding phosphonate metabolism transcriptional regulator PhnF yields MRPFQTMHMSRQDQPLYLELAGVLREELQRMSPGDYLPGEMQLAARFTVNRHTLRRAVDELVLEGHLLRRQGKGTQVLARPLVYPVEAGSAFSQSLSALGHRVEARLIERQHRPGSSEECRHLQLPEGSELIELATLRLLDGQPLSLIRHRFCASLAPLLADYQGGSLRQYLAERDLPLARTFSLIGARLPSREEAAHLLMPRHAPLLSVLTLSRDPAGRAVELAQSSSRADRFQYQVAT; encoded by the coding sequence GTGCGCCCTTTTCAGACCATGCACATGTCTAGACAAGATCAGCCGCTGTACCTGGAGCTGGCTGGCGTGCTGCGCGAAGAGTTGCAGCGCATGAGCCCGGGCGATTACCTGCCGGGCGAGATGCAACTGGCCGCACGTTTTACCGTCAACCGCCACACCCTGCGCCGCGCGGTGGACGAGCTGGTGCTCGAAGGCCACCTGCTGCGGCGCCAGGGCAAGGGCACTCAGGTGCTGGCCAGGCCGCTGGTGTATCCGGTGGAGGCGGGCAGTGCCTTCAGTCAGTCGCTGTCGGCGCTGGGTCACCGCGTCGAGGCCAGGCTGATCGAACGTCAGCATCGCCCTGGCAGCAGCGAAGAGTGCCGTCACCTGCAACTGCCCGAGGGCAGCGAACTGATCGAGCTGGCCACGCTGCGTCTGCTCGACGGCCAGCCGCTGAGCCTGATTCGCCACCGTTTCTGCGCCAGCCTGGCGCCACTGTTGGCCGACTACCAGGGTGGTTCGTTGCGCCAGTACCTGGCCGAGCGCGACCTGCCGCTGGCGCGCACCTTCAGCCTGATCGGCGCGCGCCTGCCCAGCCGCGAGGAGGCCGCGCACCTGCTGATGCCACGCCATGCGCCGCTGCTCAGCGTGCTCACTTTGTCCCGCGATCCCGCTGGCCGGGCGGTGGAGCTGGCGCAGTCCAGCAGCCGCGCCGACCGCTTCCAGTACCAGGTAGCGACCTGA
- a CDS encoding alpha-D-ribose 1-methylphosphonate 5-phosphate C-P-lyase PhnJ — MNLCTASGAREASAYNFAYLDEQTKRMIRRGLLKAVAIPGYQVPFGGREMPLPYGWGTGGMQLTAAILGADDVLKVIDQGADDTTNAVSIRRFFARTAGVATTERTVEASVIQTRHRIPETPLSAGQIMVYQVPIPEPLRFIEPSEQETRTMHALEDYGVMHVKLYEDIATFGHIATAYAYPVTVDERYVMDPSPIPKFDNPKLDMSPALMLFGAGREKRLYAVPPFTRVVSLDFEDHPFAVQRWDECCAFCGSSDSFLDELIVDDAGSKRFVCSDTDYCRQRTEENLQ, encoded by the coding sequence ATGAACCTTTGCACTGCAAGCGGCGCCCGCGAGGCGTCGGCCTACAACTTCGCCTACCTGGACGAGCAGACCAAACGCATGATCCGTCGTGGCCTGCTCAAGGCGGTGGCGATCCCTGGCTACCAGGTGCCCTTCGGCGGCCGCGAGATGCCGCTGCCTTATGGCTGGGGCACCGGCGGCATGCAGCTGACCGCTGCCATTCTCGGTGCGGACGACGTGCTCAAGGTGATCGACCAGGGCGCTGACGACACCACCAATGCGGTGTCGATCCGTCGCTTCTTCGCCCGTACGGCAGGCGTCGCCACCACCGAGCGTACAGTGGAAGCCAGCGTAATCCAGACCCGTCACCGCATTCCGGAAACCCCGCTGTCGGCCGGGCAGATCATGGTCTATCAGGTGCCGATTCCCGAGCCGCTGCGCTTCATCGAGCCGAGTGAGCAGGAGACGCGGACCATGCATGCGCTGGAGGACTACGGCGTGATGCACGTGAAGCTGTACGAGGACATCGCCACCTTCGGCCATATCGCCACTGCCTACGCCTACCCGGTGACGGTGGACGAGCGCTACGTGATGGACCCGTCGCCGATTCCCAAATTCGACAACCCCAAACTGGACATGAGCCCGGCGCTGATGCTGTTCGGTGCCGGCCGCGAGAAGCGCCTGTATGCGGTGCCGCCCTTTACCCGGGTGGTCAGCCTGGACTTCGAGGATCACCCCTTCGCCGTGCAGCGCTGGGACGAGTGCTGCGCCTTCTGTGGCAGCAGCGATTCCTTCCTTGACGAGCTGATCGTCGATGACGCCGGCAGCAAGCGCTTCGTCTGCTCCGACACCGACTACTGCCGTCAGCGAACCGAGGAGAACCTGCAATGA
- the phnG gene encoding phosphonate C-P lyase system protein PhnG yields the protein MNEIDPNIAARQRWMGVLARAGSALDAHEAALKDSAYQLIRAPEVGMTLVRGRMGGTGSAFNLGEMTVTRCVARLADGRTGYSYLAGRDKRRAELAALADAHLQGSDQARWLRDLIEPLARQQREQRLARAAQTATTQVEFFTLVRGED from the coding sequence ATGAACGAAATCGACCCGAACATTGCCGCGCGCCAGCGCTGGATGGGGGTGCTGGCCCGTGCCGGCAGCGCCCTCGACGCCCATGAAGCGGCGCTCAAGGACAGCGCCTACCAGCTGATCCGCGCCCCCGAGGTGGGCATGACCCTGGTGCGCGGGCGTATGGGCGGCACCGGTAGCGCCTTCAACCTGGGCGAGATGACCGTGACCCGCTGCGTGGCGCGTCTGGCCGACGGGCGCACCGGCTACAGCTACCTGGCCGGTCGCGACAAGCGCCGTGCCGAACTGGCGGCGCTGGCCGACGCCCACCTGCAGGGCAGCGACCAGGCGCGCTGGCTGCGTGACCTGATCGAACCCCTGGCTCGCCAGCAACGCGAACAGCGCCTGGCCCGTGCCGCACAGACTGCCACCACCCAGGTGGAGTTCTTCACCTTGGTCAGAGGAGAGGATTGA
- a CDS encoding Arc family DNA-binding protein, with translation MRPMKQATYSSRTADKFVVRLPDGMRERIADVARNHHRSMNSEIIARLEQSMLQEGALDEDLSMRLDSPELSLHERELLQRFRQLSRRQQNALVALIAHDVEMAAEEA, from the coding sequence ATGCGCCCTATGAAACAGGCTACCTATTCCAGCCGCACGGCTGACAAATTCGTCGTTCGCTTGCCAGATGGCATGCGTGAGCGTATCGCTGACGTAGCACGCAACCATCACCGCAGCATGAACTCTGAAATCATCGCCCGCCTGGAGCAGAGCATGCTGCAGGAAGGCGCTCTGGATGAAGATCTCAGCATGCGCCTCGACAGCCCCGAGCTGAGCCTGCACGAGCGTGAGCTGCTGCAGCGTTTCCGTCAGCTGTCGCGCCGCCAGCAAAATGCGCTGGTGGCACTGATTGCCCACGACGTGGAAATGGCCGCTGAAGAAGCCTGA